A window of Rhodococcus sp. SGAir0479 contains these coding sequences:
- a CDS encoding ribonuclease HII, whose protein sequence is MSTWPPRAVIRRASGLRTMESALLRCGLGPVAGVDEAGRGACAGPLVVAACVLGPKPHAALAGLDDSKKLTEKARDELFPIVKRLAVAWSVVEIPAEEVDRIGVHVANIEGMRRAVAGLSVSPGYVLTDGFRVPGLPAPSLPVIGGDAAAACIAAASILAKVSRDRTMIALDDELPGYGFAAHKGYSTPLHTAAMNELGPSREHRMSYANVAAASRAVRSAASRAVGSAASRAVGSAGGAFEVTAAGAR, encoded by the coding sequence GTGAGTACCTGGCCACCGAGAGCAGTCATTCGCAGAGCGTCCGGCTTGCGGACGATGGAGTCTGCCCTGCTGCGCTGCGGCCTGGGACCGGTCGCGGGAGTCGACGAGGCGGGCCGCGGCGCGTGCGCCGGTCCGCTCGTGGTGGCGGCATGCGTGCTGGGCCCCAAACCGCATGCCGCGCTGGCCGGACTGGACGACTCGAAGAAGCTGACGGAGAAGGCGCGGGACGAGCTGTTCCCGATCGTCAAGCGGCTGGCGGTCGCGTGGAGTGTGGTCGAGATACCCGCCGAGGAGGTGGACCGGATCGGCGTGCACGTCGCGAACATCGAGGGGATGCGGCGCGCCGTCGCCGGGCTGTCCGTGTCGCCGGGATACGTGCTCACCGACGGCTTCCGGGTGCCCGGGCTGCCGGCACCGTCGCTGCCGGTGATCGGCGGCGACGCCGCGGCCGCGTGCATCGCGGCGGCGAGCATCCTCGCGAAGGTCTCCCGCGACCGGACGATGATCGCGCTGGACGACGAACTGCCCGGATACGGTTTCGCCGCCCACAAGGGCTACAGCACCCCGCTGCACACCGCCGCCATGAACGAGCTCGGTCCGAGCCGTGAGCACCGGATGTCGTACGCGAATGTGGCCGCGGCGAGCCGCGCTGTGAGGTCCGCGGCGAGCCGCGCTGTCGGGTCCGCGGCGAGCCGCGCTGTGGGGTCTGCGGGTGGCGCATTCGAGGTCACAGCGGCCGGTGCGCGATGA
- the lepB gene encoding signal peptidase I has product MADAPQDPAVTPDANDGDGAGKRRVDSSDAPVAGGGKRARKDKKRRSFWREIPILIVVALLLSFLLQTFIARVYLIPSESMEPTLHGCPGCTGDRIVVEKISYRFGDPQPGDVIVFKGPDSWSAGYTSKRSSNVLVRGAQELGSVVGVVPPDENDLVKRVIATGGQTVECCDDQGRVLVDGKPLDEPYIKMDFPFIPGVQTCDTAVKSGRCFGPVTVPEGNLWVMGDNRSNSSDSRFHVSDELQGTIPIDNVIGKATFIVLPPSRWGKISSPDIQQQ; this is encoded by the coding sequence GTGGCAGATGCACCGCAGGACCCGGCCGTGACGCCGGACGCGAACGACGGAGACGGCGCGGGCAAGCGCAGAGTCGACAGCAGCGACGCACCGGTCGCCGGGGGTGGGAAGAGGGCCCGGAAGGACAAGAAGCGCCGCTCGTTCTGGCGTGAGATCCCGATCCTCATCGTGGTCGCGTTGCTCCTGAGTTTCCTGCTGCAGACGTTCATCGCCCGCGTTTACCTCATCCCGTCCGAGTCGATGGAGCCCACGCTGCACGGGTGCCCCGGCTGCACGGGCGACCGCATCGTGGTCGAGAAGATCAGCTACCGGTTCGGCGATCCCCAGCCCGGCGACGTCATCGTGTTCAAGGGCCCCGACTCGTGGTCGGCGGGCTACACGTCGAAGCGGTCGTCGAACGTCCTGGTTCGCGGAGCCCAGGAACTGGGATCGGTCGTGGGCGTGGTCCCGCCGGACGAGAACGACCTCGTCAAGCGGGTGATCGCGACCGGCGGGCAGACGGTGGAGTGCTGTGACGACCAGGGTCGCGTCCTGGTCGACGGCAAGCCGCTCGACGAGCCGTACATCAAGATGGACTTCCCCTTCATCCCGGGAGTCCAGACCTGTGACACCGCGGTGAAGTCGGGGCGCTGCTTCGGACCCGTCACCGTCCCCGAGGGCAACCTGTGGGTGATGGGGGACAATCGCAGCAACTCCTCGGATTCGCGGTTCCACGTCTCCGACGAACTTCAAGGCACCATCCCGATCGACAACGTGATCGGCAAGGCGACGTTCATCGTGTTGCCGCCGTCGCGTTGGGGCAAGATCTCGTCCCCCGACATCCAGCAGCAGTGA
- a CDS encoding GAP family protein, with translation MGSAIGEVLPLAIGVAISPVPIIATILMLLTPRAGSTATAFLTGWVLGIVAGYAVFVIVGSAIDLSSDSDGNAVTATIRIVLGLLLLALAVKQWRSRPAPGAEPTMPGWLSAMDKVTPGRALALGLGLSVVNPKNLLMIVGAAVAVSQLGVGGTSIVVAGLVFTVLAASTVAAPVLGYFTMRERATSWLDGLKSWLTANNAAVMSVLLLVIGVSLIGKGIGGY, from the coding sequence ATGGGTTCCGCCATCGGGGAGGTGCTCCCCCTCGCAATCGGTGTCGCGATCAGTCCCGTTCCGATCATCGCGACGATCCTGATGCTGCTCACGCCGCGCGCCGGCAGCACGGCGACGGCCTTTCTCACCGGCTGGGTACTCGGAATCGTCGCCGGATACGCGGTGTTCGTGATCGTCGGCAGTGCGATCGATCTGTCGTCGGACTCGGACGGCAACGCCGTGACCGCGACGATTCGGATCGTGCTGGGCCTGCTGCTCCTCGCGCTGGCGGTCAAACAGTGGCGGAGCAGACCGGCACCCGGCGCGGAGCCGACCATGCCGGGCTGGCTGTCGGCGATGGACAAGGTCACGCCGGGCAGGGCGCTCGCGCTCGGACTGGGCCTGTCCGTCGTCAACCCCAAGAACCTGCTGATGATCGTCGGTGCCGCGGTGGCGGTCAGCCAGCTGGGTGTCGGCGGCACGTCGATCGTCGTCGCCGGCCTGGTGTTCACGGTGCTCGCGGCGAGCACGGTGGCCGCGCCGGTGCTCGGCTACTTCACGATGCGGGAGCGGGCCACGTCCTGGCTCGACGGATTGAAATCCTGGCTCACCGCGAACAACGCGGCGGTGATGTCGGTACTGCTTCTCGTGATCGGGGTGTCGCTGATCGGCAAGGGCATCGGCGGCTACTGA
- a CDS encoding formylglycine-generating enzyme family protein, which yields MQPIASTRNEPFRAPKNMVWVPGGTFWMGSEDFYPEERPVHQVTVDGFWMDTHQVTVAEFRRFVKDTGHVTTAETAPDAAEYPDADPSLLVPGSLVFTPPAGPVSLDDHRRWWSWMPGADWRHPEGPGSNVGGRERHPVTHVSYTDALAYAAWAGKELATEAEWEFAARGGLDRKTYVWGDDVTPGGRYQANTWQGRFPWQNLAEDGFVGTAPVGSYRPNGYGLVDMAGNVWEWTSDFHTADHNASGKNVAPASSCCIPRNPRVEVAEARDGEVYPRRVIKGGSHLCAPNYCLRYRPAARQGETEETSTCHIGFRCIVRVPGPS from the coding sequence ATGCAGCCGATCGCGTCGACGCGCAACGAGCCGTTCCGTGCGCCGAAGAACATGGTGTGGGTTCCGGGCGGGACCTTCTGGATGGGTTCGGAGGACTTCTACCCGGAGGAACGCCCGGTCCACCAGGTGACGGTCGACGGGTTCTGGATGGATACCCACCAGGTCACGGTCGCCGAGTTCCGGCGGTTCGTGAAGGACACCGGTCACGTGACGACGGCGGAGACCGCCCCGGACGCCGCCGAGTATCCGGACGCCGATCCGAGCCTGCTGGTCCCGGGGTCGCTGGTGTTCACCCCGCCGGCGGGCCCCGTGTCCCTCGACGACCACCGCCGGTGGTGGTCGTGGATGCCGGGGGCGGACTGGCGGCACCCCGAGGGGCCCGGCAGCAATGTGGGCGGGCGCGAACGCCACCCCGTCACGCATGTGTCGTACACCGATGCCCTCGCCTACGCGGCGTGGGCGGGCAAGGAACTGGCCACCGAGGCCGAGTGGGAGTTCGCCGCGCGCGGCGGGCTCGACCGCAAGACGTACGTGTGGGGTGACGACGTCACGCCCGGCGGCAGGTATCAGGCCAACACGTGGCAGGGCCGGTTCCCGTGGCAGAACCTCGCCGAGGACGGGTTCGTCGGCACCGCGCCGGTCGGGAGCTATCGACCCAACGGGTACGGGCTGGTGGACATGGCCGGCAACGTGTGGGAGTGGACGTCGGACTTCCACACCGCCGACCACAACGCGTCCGGCAAGAACGTCGCACCGGCCTCGTCGTGCTGCATTCCCCGCAATCCGCGGGTCGAGGTGGCCGAGGCGCGGGACGGCGAGGTGTATCCCCGACGGGTGATCAAGGGTGGGTCGCACCTGTGCGCGCCCAACTACTGCCTGCGGTACCGGCCCGCGGCGCGGCAGGGGGAGACGGAGGAGACCTCCACCTGTCACATCGGGTTCCGGTGCATCGTGCGCGTCCCCGGACCGTCCTGA
- a CDS encoding YifB family Mg chelatase-like AAA ATPase, with amino-acid sequence MALGRAHSVAVSGVDGQIVEIEADIGRGLPGVHLVGLPDTALQESRDRVRAAVTNSGAKWPESRVTLALSPATLPKVGSVYDLALACAVLDAARQVPRKRLEHTVLLGELALDGRLRSVRGVLPAVLAAKKAGWTAVVVPMQALAEAGLVDGIEVLGADRLTAVTEWLQGKGQLATPEPFEAENGAARGDLSEVVGQPEARWALEVAAAGAHHLMLTGPPGIGKTMLAQRLPGILPQLSEAEALEVTAIHSVAGLLTSERPLVTEPPFIAPHHTSSVSALVGGGSGMAKPGAVSRAHRGILFLDECAEMGTKALEALRTPLEDGEVRIARRDGVARYPARFQLILAANPCPCAPPREVDCVCPPTARRRYLGRLSGPLLDRVDLRIRMRGASTEALLDDVGESTEVVRARVAAARAAAGERWRAYGWRTNAEVPGPALRQRFRLGRDAVAPLERALRQGSITARGADRALRVAWTVADLAGRQSPDDDAVLTALGFRDRGAA; translated from the coding sequence ATGGCGCTCGGCCGCGCGCATTCGGTCGCGGTGAGTGGCGTCGACGGGCAGATCGTCGAGATCGAGGCGGACATCGGTCGCGGTCTGCCCGGGGTGCATCTGGTGGGGCTGCCCGACACCGCGCTGCAGGAATCGCGGGACCGTGTCCGGGCGGCGGTGACGAACTCCGGCGCCAAGTGGCCGGAGTCGCGGGTGACGCTCGCGCTGTCGCCGGCCACGCTGCCCAAGGTCGGTAGCGTCTACGACCTCGCCCTCGCGTGCGCGGTCCTGGACGCGGCACGCCAGGTGCCCCGGAAGCGGCTCGAGCACACCGTGTTGCTGGGCGAACTGGCGCTCGACGGCCGGTTGCGCAGCGTGCGCGGGGTGTTGCCGGCGGTGCTCGCGGCGAAGAAGGCCGGATGGACGGCCGTGGTGGTGCCGATGCAGGCCCTCGCGGAGGCCGGGCTGGTGGACGGCATCGAGGTGCTCGGAGCGGACCGGCTCACCGCGGTCACGGAGTGGCTGCAGGGCAAGGGGCAGCTCGCGACCCCGGAGCCGTTCGAGGCCGAGAACGGCGCGGCGCGAGGCGATCTCAGTGAGGTCGTGGGGCAGCCCGAGGCGCGGTGGGCGCTCGAGGTCGCGGCGGCCGGGGCCCATCACCTCATGCTGACGGGGCCGCCCGGGATCGGGAAGACGATGCTCGCGCAGCGCCTGCCCGGCATCCTCCCGCAGTTGTCGGAGGCGGAGGCGCTCGAGGTCACGGCCATTCACTCCGTCGCCGGTCTGCTCACGTCGGAGCGGCCGCTCGTCACCGAGCCGCCGTTCATCGCGCCGCACCACACGTCGTCGGTGAGCGCGCTGGTCGGCGGTGGCAGCGGAATGGCCAAACCCGGAGCGGTGAGTCGCGCGCATCGCGGGATCCTGTTCCTCGACGAATGCGCCGAAATGGGCACCAAGGCGTTGGAAGCGTTGCGGACCCCGCTCGAGGACGGGGAGGTCCGGATCGCGCGCCGGGACGGGGTGGCGCGGTATCCGGCGCGGTTCCAGTTGATCCTGGCGGCCAACCCGTGTCCGTGCGCCCCGCCGCGCGAGGTGGACTGCGTGTGCCCGCCCACCGCCCGGCGGCGGTACCTCGGGCGCCTGTCGGGACCGTTGCTGGACCGGGTGGATCTGCGGATACGGATGCGAGGAGCGTCCACCGAGGCACTGCTGGACGACGTGGGCGAGAGCACCGAGGTGGTCCGGGCGCGGGTGGCGGCAGCACGCGCCGCGGCGGGGGAGCGCTGGCGCGCGTACGGCTGGCGGACCAACGCCGAGGTGCCGGGACCCGCACTGCGGCAAAGGTTTCGGCTGGGTCGGGATGCGGTGGCCCCACTCGAACGCGCGCTGCGGCAGGGTTCCATCACCGCTCGCGGTGCCGATCGGGCGTTGCGGGTCGCGTGGACGGTGGCGGATCTGGCCGGCCGGCAGTCCCCGGACGACGACGCGGTCCTGACCGCGCTGGGGTTTCGGGATCGGGGGGCGGCGTGA
- a CDS encoding Tex family protein has translation MNQRIADELDVREGQVAAAVDLLDGGATVPFIARYRKEVTGALDDAQLRQLEERLRYLRELDERRVAILDSIRSQDKLDAALEQQIMLADTKARLEDIYLPYKPKRRTKAQIAREAGHEPVADALIGDPSQDPARYTAEQLDGARAILVERFAEDADLVGELRELMWTRGQLESKVREGKESVGAKFADYFAFSEPFEKLPSHRILAMFRGEKEEVLSLTLASDREPAAPGETTVYEGRIATRFGIADRGRPADRWLLDTVRWAWKTKMLVTLGIDTRMRLRQSAEKDAVDVFAANLKDLLLAAPAGTRATMGLDPGFRTGTKVAVVDATGKVVAYDTIYPHPPQGKWDQSLATLAALAAKHGVELIAIGNGTASRETDALASELISKFPEAGLTKIVVSEAGASVYSASAYASQELPDLDVSIRGAVSIARRLQDPLAELVKIDPKSIGVGQYQHDVSETMLARSLGAVVEDAVNAVGVDVNTASVPLLSRVSGIAGSLAESIVAFRDQNGPFRSRKGLKDVPRLGPKAFEQCAGFLRIRGGDDPLDASAVHPEAYPVVRRIVQASGSAVDELVGNTAVLSKLTPADFVDDKFGLPTVTDIIAELDKPGRDPRPEFKTATFAAGVEKVSDLKPGMVLEGVVTNVAAFGAFVDVGVHQDGLVHVSAMSRTFVSDPREVVKSGDVVKVKVVDVDVERQRIGLTLRLDDEVGAGAGAKGGQGGRGPRPNGPGGNQRQGRQGDQGGQRQGAQSRGGQGRDRRDARPAGGSMADALRKAGFGK, from the coding sequence GTGAACCAGCGCATCGCAGACGAGCTCGACGTACGGGAGGGGCAGGTCGCCGCGGCGGTCGACCTTCTCGACGGCGGCGCAACGGTGCCGTTCATCGCTCGCTACCGCAAGGAGGTCACCGGCGCGCTCGACGACGCCCAGCTGCGTCAGCTCGAGGAACGCCTGCGCTACCTCCGCGAGCTCGACGAGCGTCGCGTCGCGATCCTGGACTCGATCCGCTCGCAGGACAAGCTCGACGCCGCGCTCGAACAGCAGATCATGCTGGCCGACACCAAGGCGCGGCTCGAGGACATCTACCTCCCGTACAAGCCCAAGCGGCGCACCAAGGCGCAGATCGCCCGCGAGGCCGGACACGAACCCGTTGCCGACGCACTGATCGGCGACCCCTCCCAGGACCCGGCCCGGTACACGGCCGAACAACTCGACGGCGCCCGCGCGATCCTCGTCGAGCGGTTCGCCGAGGACGCCGACCTGGTCGGCGAGCTGCGTGAGCTGATGTGGACGCGGGGGCAGCTCGAGTCGAAGGTGCGTGAGGGCAAAGAGAGTGTCGGCGCCAAGTTCGCGGACTACTTCGCGTTCTCCGAGCCGTTCGAGAAGCTGCCGTCCCACCGCATCCTCGCGATGTTCCGCGGCGAGAAGGAGGAGGTCCTCTCGCTCACCCTCGCTTCCGACCGCGAGCCGGCGGCGCCGGGGGAGACCACCGTCTACGAGGGCCGCATTGCCACCCGGTTCGGGATCGCCGACCGCGGCCGACCGGCGGACCGCTGGCTGCTGGACACCGTCCGGTGGGCATGGAAGACCAAGATGCTCGTCACGCTCGGCATCGACACCCGGATGCGCCTGCGGCAGTCCGCGGAGAAGGACGCCGTCGACGTGTTCGCGGCCAACCTCAAGGACCTGCTGCTGGCGGCGCCGGCCGGCACCCGCGCCACGATGGGCCTCGACCCGGGCTTCCGCACCGGCACCAAGGTCGCGGTCGTCGACGCCACCGGCAAGGTGGTCGCGTACGACACCATCTATCCGCACCCGCCGCAGGGCAAGTGGGACCAGTCGCTCGCGACGCTGGCCGCGCTCGCGGCCAAGCACGGCGTCGAGCTGATCGCCATCGGCAACGGCACCGCGTCCCGGGAGACCGATGCGCTTGCCTCCGAATTGATCTCGAAGTTCCCGGAGGCGGGGCTGACGAAGATCGTGGTCTCCGAGGCCGGTGCCTCGGTGTACTCGGCGTCGGCGTACGCGTCGCAGGAACTGCCCGACCTCGACGTCTCGATCCGCGGCGCGGTGTCGATCGCGCGGCGGCTGCAGGACCCGCTGGCCGAGCTGGTCAAGATCGATCCCAAGTCGATCGGGGTGGGCCAGTACCAGCACGACGTCTCGGAGACGATGCTGGCGCGCTCGCTCGGCGCCGTCGTCGAGGACGCGGTGAACGCGGTCGGTGTGGACGTGAACACCGCGTCGGTGCCGCTGCTGTCGCGGGTGTCGGGAATCGCCGGTTCGCTGGCCGAGAGCATCGTCGCCTTCCGGGACCAGAACGGCCCGTTCCGGAGCCGGAAGGGACTCAAGGACGTACCGCGGCTCGGCCCCAAGGCTTTCGAGCAGTGCGCGGGCTTCCTCCGGATCCGGGGCGGCGACGACCCGCTCGACGCGTCCGCCGTGCACCCCGAGGCGTACCCGGTGGTCCGCCGGATCGTGCAGGCGTCCGGGTCGGCCGTCGACGAGCTCGTCGGCAACACCGCGGTGCTGTCGAAGCTGACCCCCGCCGACTTCGTCGACGACAAGTTCGGTCTGCCCACGGTCACCGACATCATCGCCGAGCTCGACAAGCCCGGCCGGGATCCGCGGCCGGAATTCAAGACGGCGACGTTCGCGGCCGGGGTCGAGAAGGTCTCGGATCTGAAGCCCGGCATGGTGCTCGAGGGGGTCGTCACGAACGTCGCCGCGTTCGGCGCCTTCGTCGACGTGGGCGTGCACCAGGACGGTCTGGTCCACGTGTCGGCGATGTCGCGCACCTTCGTGAGCGACCCCCGTGAGGTGGTCAAGTCCGGCGACGTCGTCAAGGTGAAGGTGGTCGACGTCGACGTCGAACGCCAGCGCATCGGACTGACCCTGCGCCTGGACGACGAGGTCGGCGCGGGCGCCGGCGCCAAGGGCGGGCAGGGTGGCCGCGGCCCCCGGCCGAACGGTCCGGGCGGCAACCAGCGGCAGGGACGTCAGGGTGACCAGGGTGGACAGCGTCAGGGTGCCCAGAGTCGTGGCGGGCAGGGCCGGGACCGGCGCGATGCGCGGCCGGCGGGCGGCTCGATGGCCGATGCGCTCCGCAAGGCCGGTTTCGGTAAGTGA
- a CDS encoding DUF2469 domain-containing protein, with product MSAEDLEKYETEMELSLYREYRDIVGQFSYVVETERRFYLANSVELIPHSEGGEIYFEVRMSDAWVWDMYRPARFVKYVRVITFKDVNIEELEKSDLRLPESGLG from the coding sequence ATGAGTGCCGAGGATCTCGAGAAGTACGAAACCGAGATGGAACTGTCGCTGTACCGGGAGTACCGGGACATCGTCGGTCAGTTCTCGTACGTCGTGGAGACCGAGCGCCGGTTCTACCTCGCGAACTCCGTGGAGCTGATTCCGCACAGCGAGGGCGGGGAGATCTACTTCGAGGTGCGCATGTCCGACGCCTGGGTGTGGGACATGTACCGCCCGGCGCGGTTCGTGAAGTACGTGCGGGTGATCACGTTCAAGGACGTCAACATCGAGGAGCTCGAGAAGTCGGATCTGCGACTTCCGGAGAGCGGCCTGGGCTGA
- the rplS gene encoding 50S ribosomal protein L19 — protein MNTLDFLDAKSLRDDIPEFRPGDTLNVHVKVIEGSKERVQVFKGVVIRRQGGGVRETFTVRKVSFGVGVERTFPVHSPNLAQIEVVTRGDVRRAKLYYLRDLRGKAAKIKEKR, from the coding sequence ATGAACACCTTGGACTTCCTGGACGCCAAGTCCCTCCGCGACGATATTCCGGAGTTCCGTCCCGGTGACACCCTGAACGTGCACGTCAAGGTTATCGAGGGCTCGAAGGAGCGCGTGCAGGTCTTCAAGGGCGTCGTGATCCGCCGCCAGGGCGGCGGCGTGCGCGAGACCTTCACCGTCCGCAAGGTCTCCTTCGGCGTCGGTGTCGAGCGCACCTTCCCGGTCCACAGCCCCAACCTGGCCCAGATCGAGGTCGTCACCCGCGGTGACGTCCGTCGCGCCAAGCTGTACTACCTGCGCGACCTGCGCGGCAAGGCTGCGAAGATCAAGGAAAAGCGCTGA
- the hadA gene encoding (3R)-hydroxyacyl-ACP dehydratase subunit HadA — MTRSAEPTEDRAARARRLVGYNYRMPDYYEVGREKVREYAISVQNDHPAHYDEVAARALGHPTLIAPLTFVSVIGAIAQRFLLEQIITGFDLSQILQTDQRLIFHRPIRAGDRLSVDVSLESFRQSAGTDIFVTKNVVTDKDGEPVVTTLTTLVGRAGNDADPQRIERIKDVMMREV; from the coding sequence GTGACCCGATCCGCGGAACCCACGGAAGACCGCGCCGCCCGCGCCAGGCGACTGGTGGGCTACAACTACCGCATGCCCGACTACTACGAGGTGGGTCGGGAAAAGGTCCGCGAGTACGCGATCTCGGTGCAGAACGATCACCCGGCGCACTACGACGAAGTGGCCGCGCGCGCGCTCGGTCACCCCACGCTGATCGCGCCGCTCACCTTCGTCTCGGTCATCGGCGCGATCGCGCAGCGGTTCCTGCTCGAACAGATCATCACGGGGTTCGATCTGAGTCAGATCCTGCAGACCGATCAGCGACTGATCTTCCACCGCCCCATCCGCGCCGGCGACCGGCTGTCGGTCGACGTCTCGCTGGAGTCGTTCCGCCAGAGCGCGGGCACCGACATCTTCGTCACCAAGAACGTCGTCACCGACAAGGACGGCGAGCCGGTCGTCACCACGTTGACCACGCTCGTCGGCCGCGCCGGCAACGACGCCGACCCGCAGCGGATCGAACGCATCAAGGACGTGATGATGCGGGAGGTGTGA
- the dprA gene encoding DNA-processing protein DprA, translating to MSGHEPRRLAWAYLSKVVQGSCPPLARLVAAVGPEDAARAVRERDLSSFLDRRTSARAHLDTAARDLDLVTSLGGRLVTPDDDEWPSWRLLAFDGLGDGRDDGGPLALWVLGGRPVDELVARSVAVVGTRAASSYGEHVTAELAGDLAAEGWTIVSGAAFGIDAAAHRAALGAGGLTVAVLACGVDRAYPAGHGRLLQQIARDGAVVSEYPPGTTPARYRFLARNRLVAGLSDGVVVVEAGWRSGARNTASWGRRLGRPVLAVPGPVTSAASTGCHRMIREGEATLVASAADVVVEAGPIGVEDGGGGPARALDVLAGDAAAIYEALPAHGWRSPRALSEEAGIPIERVRALLPALELDGFVGSDETGWFRER from the coding sequence GTGAGCGGGCACGAGCCGCGACGGCTGGCGTGGGCGTATCTGTCGAAGGTGGTGCAGGGGTCGTGTCCGCCGTTGGCACGGTTGGTGGCGGCGGTGGGGCCCGAGGACGCGGCGCGGGCGGTGCGCGAGCGGGACCTGTCGAGTTTCCTGGACCGGCGGACGTCGGCGCGGGCGCACCTCGACACCGCGGCGCGGGACCTGGATCTGGTGACATCGCTGGGTGGGCGGTTGGTGACCCCGGACGACGACGAGTGGCCCAGCTGGCGGCTGCTCGCGTTCGACGGGCTCGGTGACGGTCGCGACGACGGGGGTCCGCTGGCGTTGTGGGTTCTCGGTGGCCGGCCGGTGGACGAGTTGGTGGCACGGTCCGTCGCGGTGGTCGGCACGCGGGCCGCGAGTTCCTACGGCGAGCACGTGACGGCGGAGCTCGCCGGGGATCTGGCCGCCGAGGGCTGGACGATCGTCTCCGGCGCGGCGTTCGGGATCGACGCGGCCGCGCATCGCGCAGCACTCGGCGCCGGCGGCCTCACGGTGGCGGTGCTCGCGTGCGGGGTCGATCGTGCCTATCCGGCCGGGCACGGGCGGCTGTTGCAGCAGATCGCCCGGGACGGCGCGGTGGTGAGCGAGTACCCGCCCGGCACGACGCCGGCGCGGTATCGGTTCCTGGCGCGAAACCGGTTGGTGGCCGGGCTGTCCGACGGGGTCGTGGTGGTCGAGGCGGGATGGCGGAGCGGGGCACGGAACACGGCGTCGTGGGGGCGGCGGCTGGGGCGCCCGGTGCTGGCGGTGCCGGGGCCGGTGACGTCGGCGGCCTCGACCGGCTGTCATCGCATGATCCGTGAGGGCGAGGCCACGTTGGTGGCGAGCGCGGCGGACGTCGTGGTGGAGGCGGGTCCGATCGGGGTCGAGGACGGAGGTGGTGGTCCGGCCCGTGCGCTCGACGTGCTCGCCGGGGACGCGGCCGCGATCTACGAGGCGCTGCCGGCGCACGGCTGGCGAAGTCCGCGGGCGTTGTCCGAGGAGGCGGGAATCCCGATCGAGCGGGTGCGGGCGCTGCTGCCGGCACTCGAGCTCGACGGGTTCGTCGGCTCGGACGAGACGGGATGGTTCCGGGAGCGGTGA
- a CDS encoding YraN family protein has product MRRNLALGAMGEELAAKALTEAGMQILDRNWRCRHGELDLVAVDGDAVVFVEVKTRSGLGYGTPAESVTYAKQRRIRMLAQRWLAASDRHWPAVRFDVVSVLVDRRGEPAVSHLPAVF; this is encoded by the coding sequence ATGAGACGGAATCTGGCGTTGGGTGCGATGGGGGAGGAACTCGCCGCGAAGGCCTTGACGGAGGCCGGGATGCAGATCCTGGACCGGAACTGGCGGTGCCGCCACGGGGAGCTGGATCTGGTCGCGGTCGACGGTGACGCGGTGGTCTTCGTGGAGGTCAAGACACGGTCGGGGCTGGGGTACGGCACGCCCGCGGAGTCGGTGACGTACGCCAAGCAACGCCGCATCCGCATGCTGGCGCAGCGGTGGCTGGCCGCGTCCGACCGGCACTGGCCCGCGGTGCGGTTCGACGTCGTGTCGGTGCTGGTCGATCGTCGGGGCGAGCCGGCGGTCTCGCACCTTCCGGCGGTGTTCTGA